The Caretta caretta isolate rCarCar2 chromosome 5, rCarCar1.hap1, whole genome shotgun sequence genome contains a region encoding:
- the LOC125636528 gene encoding uncharacterized protein LOC125636528, with protein MNTKMRAALTVEKRVAIALWKLATPDSYRSVGNQFGVGKSTVGAAVMQVAHAIKDLLISRVVTLGNVQVIVDGFAAMGFPNCGGAIDGTHIPILAPEHQAAEYINRKGYFSIVLQALVDHKGRFTNINVGWPGKVHDARIFRNSGLFQKLQEGTLFPDQKITVGDVEMPICILGDPAYPLMPWLMKPYTGSLDSSQELFNYRLSKCRMVVECAFGRLKARWCSLLTRLDLSETNIPTVITACCVLHNICESKRETFMAGWEVEANRLVAGYAQPDTRAVRRAQEGVVRIREALKTSFMTGQATV; from the coding sequence atgaataccaagatgagagcagccctcacagttgagaagcgagtggcgatagccctgtggaagcttgcaacgccagacagctaccggtcagttgggaatcaatttggagtgggcaaatctactgtgggggctgctgtgatgcaagtagcccacgcaatcaaagatctgctgatatcaagggtagtgaccctgggaaatgtgcaggtcatagtggatggctttgctgcaatgggattccctaactgtggtggggctatagacggaacccatatccctatcttggcaccggagcaccaagccgccgagtacataaaccgcaaggggtacttttcgatagtgctgcaagctctggtggatcacaagggacgtttcaccaacatcaacgtgggatggccgggaaaggtacatgacgctcgcatcttcaggaactctggtctgtttcaaaaactgcaggaagggactttattcccagatcagaaaataactgttggggatgttgaaatgcctatatgtatccttggggacccagcctaccccttaatgccatggctcatgaagccgtacacaggcagcctggacagtagtcaggagctgttcaactacaggctgagcaagtgcagaatggtggtagaatgtgcatttggacgtttaaaggcgcgctggtgcagtttactgactcgcttagacctcagcgaaaccaatattcccactgttattactgcttgctgtgtgctccacaatatctgtgagagtaagagggagacgtttatggcagggtgggaggttgaggcaaatcgcctggttgctggttatgcgcagccagacaccagggcggttagaagagcacaggagggcgtggtacgcatcagagaagctttgaaaaccagtttcatgactggccaggctacggtgtga